The following are encoded in a window of Haloarcula halophila genomic DNA:
- a CDS encoding DUF7288 family protein yields the protein MVSGSRGQAYTLEGVLAAILVISATVFGITSIDTRAWEDGTREETRRLEARADDLLTVSKNTGALENAVLCYNSGRSRINGNNSSNPAEFEEMLNLTFDSRGNQYNIYFNYLNETGEERVTELVSENSPASANRPSTGAATVTRTVAITDDMRVRTNNASKSNACGNEGPSVESISSFYIPDADDKTQLYNLVEVRLIVW from the coding sequence ATGGTGAGTGGCTCCCGTGGCCAGGCGTACACGCTCGAAGGCGTCTTGGCGGCGATCCTCGTGATCTCGGCGACGGTGTTCGGGATCACTTCGATCGACACGCGTGCCTGGGAAGACGGAACGAGAGAGGAAACCCGTCGGCTCGAAGCCCGGGCCGACGACCTATTGACTGTCAGCAAGAACACTGGCGCACTGGAAAACGCCGTGCTCTGCTACAATTCGGGCCGATCGCGCATCAACGGCAACAATTCGAGCAACCCGGCGGAGTTCGAGGAGATGCTCAACCTGACCTTCGACTCCCGGGGGAACCAGTACAACATATACTTCAACTACCTCAACGAGACCGGTGAGGAACGCGTCACGGAACTCGTCTCCGAGAACTCGCCCGCGAGTGCGAACCGCCCGTCGACAGGTGCCGCCACCGTGACACGGACCGTCGCGATAACCGACGACATGCGGGTCCGGACCAACAATGCGTCGAAATCGAACGCCTGTGGGAACGAGGGACCGAGTGTAGAGTCGATATCGAGTTTCTACATCCCCGATGCCGATGACAAGACACAACTGTACAATCTGGTGGAGGTGCGACTGATCGTATGGTGA